In Actinomadura citrea, a single window of DNA contains:
- a CDS encoding thioesterase family protein codes for MGEDVPAESFYEPLGGGRFASTAATAGPWSPGLQHGGPFSALIGRAFERHDPAPGTRLARVTVEILSPVPVAELEVGVRVVRPGRRVAFLEGEITHEGRPVARASAWRIMAAPSRLEPVVHAAAPPDLPGTPEPFGEWAGMHRDGYLSALEWRLVRGAFGAPGPGTVWARPRIPLVAGEADTPLVRALTLADSASGIGSQLDPAEWLIINTDVTVALHRDPVGEWLCLAASLDAAPGGSALCQGTLADRSGELGRVLQTLLVDERPPG; via the coding sequence ATGGGCGAGGACGTGCCCGCCGAGTCGTTCTACGAGCCGCTCGGCGGCGGGAGGTTCGCCTCCACGGCCGCGACGGCGGGCCCCTGGTCGCCGGGCCTCCAGCACGGCGGGCCGTTCTCGGCGCTCATCGGGCGGGCCTTCGAGCGGCACGACCCCGCCCCCGGCACCCGGCTGGCGCGGGTCACGGTCGAGATCCTCAGTCCCGTGCCCGTGGCGGAGCTGGAGGTCGGCGTGCGCGTGGTCCGCCCCGGCAGGAGGGTCGCCTTCCTCGAAGGCGAGATCACGCACGAGGGGCGGCCGGTCGCCCGCGCGAGCGCCTGGCGGATCATGGCGGCCCCCTCCCGGCTGGAGCCCGTCGTGCACGCCGCCGCGCCGCCTGACCTGCCCGGGACGCCGGAGCCGTTCGGCGAGTGGGCGGGCATGCACCGGGACGGCTACCTGTCCGCGCTGGAGTGGCGGCTCGTCCGCGGCGCCTTCGGCGCGCCCGGCCCGGGGACGGTCTGGGCGCGGCCGCGGATCCCGCTGGTGGCGGGCGAGGCCGACACCCCCCTCGTCCGCGCGCTGACGCTCGCCGACAGCGCGTCCGGCATCGGCAGCCAGCTCGACCCGGCCGAGTGGCTGATCATCAACACCGACGTGACCGTCGCGCTGCACCGCGATCCCGTGGGCGAGTGGCTGTGCCTCGCCGCGTCCCTGGACGCCGCACCGGGCGGCAGCGCGCTCTGCCAGGGGACGCTCGCCGACCGCTCCGGCGAGCTCGGCCGCGTCCTGCAGACCCTCCTCGTGGACGAGCGCCCGCCCGGCTGA
- a CDS encoding LCP family protein: protein MADGHDSGRGDADPLERYFRPRPGAHAAEDDGDIEGVTIDGMPAPRVPVESPRGPRRPGRGLSPRAATSARRQKRFLTLTGTASAFVLLTSGGAWAFQNYVTGMIDKVSVGGLGKGKDTPKGAMTILVAGVDRREGLTKEQQKAAKLGHEAGERSDTMLLVHVSRDHDSVSVVSLPRDSYVTIPGHRSNGSEGAKGTRVPARPGKLTWAYQFGGPDLTVSTIKQATGVSIDHYVEVNFYGFVRMVDAIGGVDVCTEQAVDDKKSGLRLPAGKSHVDGLKALAFARARYSLTGGSDLGRIDRQQQFMAAMLKQALSTKTLGDPVKSTRFLNASLKSLRVDEKLADNLPGLADQMKNLSTDDLTFAKVPLSNPAYNAVLWNAPSAQSTVQWDQHKARDLFTRLRRDQPLATQSPKPSATPTKKSGDEPTVPPDEISVRVLNAIGTRGLATKAGGELREAGFKVTVVPGVARRGQQTTQILYGPGREDSAKTLAAAIPDAKRKKVSSLGSQVQVMVGADWDGADWAGVKEVEVKESPSAQPSGGSAIETGTATQKLCG from the coding sequence ATGGCAGACGGGCACGACTCGGGTCGCGGCGACGCCGACCCCCTGGAGCGCTATTTCCGGCCGCGTCCCGGCGCCCACGCGGCCGAGGACGACGGCGACATCGAGGGCGTGACCATCGACGGGATGCCCGCGCCGCGCGTCCCGGTGGAGAGCCCGCGCGGGCCGCGCCGGCCCGGCCGGGGGCTGAGCCCGCGCGCGGCGACGAGCGCGCGAAGGCAGAAGCGCTTCCTCACCCTCACCGGGACGGCCTCGGCGTTCGTGCTGCTGACCTCGGGCGGCGCGTGGGCGTTCCAGAACTACGTCACCGGCATGATCGACAAGGTCTCGGTCGGCGGGCTCGGCAAGGGCAAGGACACACCCAAGGGCGCCATGACCATCCTGGTGGCGGGCGTCGACCGGCGCGAGGGCCTGACGAAGGAGCAGCAGAAGGCCGCCAAGCTCGGGCACGAGGCGGGCGAGCGCTCCGACACGATGCTGCTGGTGCACGTTTCCCGCGACCACGACAGCGTCTCGGTCGTGAGCCTTCCCCGCGACTCCTACGTGACGATCCCGGGGCACCGGTCCAACGGGTCGGAGGGCGCCAAGGGGACGCGGGTCCCGGCCCGTCCGGGCAAGCTCACCTGGGCCTACCAGTTCGGGGGGCCCGACCTCACCGTCAGCACGATCAAGCAGGCGACCGGCGTGTCGATCGACCACTACGTCGAGGTGAACTTCTACGGGTTCGTGCGCATGGTGGACGCGATCGGCGGCGTGGACGTGTGCACCGAGCAGGCCGTCGACGACAAGAAGAGCGGCCTGCGGCTCCCGGCCGGAAAGTCGCACGTGGACGGCCTGAAGGCGCTCGCGTTCGCCCGCGCCCGCTACTCCCTGACCGGCGGCAGCGACCTCGGCCGCATCGACCGCCAGCAGCAGTTCATGGCGGCGATGCTGAAGCAGGCGCTGTCGACGAAGACGCTCGGCGACCCGGTCAAGTCCACGAGGTTCCTGAACGCCTCGCTGAAGTCGCTGCGCGTCGACGAGAAGCTGGCCGACAACCTGCCGGGGCTCGCCGACCAGATGAAGAACCTCTCGACCGACGACCTCACGTTCGCGAAGGTGCCGCTCTCGAACCCGGCCTACAACGCCGTGCTGTGGAACGCGCCGTCGGCGCAGTCGACCGTCCAGTGGGACCAGCACAAGGCGCGCGACCTGTTCACCCGGCTCCGCCGCGACCAGCCGCTCGCGACGCAGAGCCCGAAGCCGAGCGCCACGCCGACGAAGAAGTCCGGGGACGAGCCGACGGTGCCGCCGGACGAGATCTCCGTCCGCGTCCTCAACGCGATCGGCACCCGCGGCCTGGCCACCAAGGCGGGCGGCGAGCTCCGCGAGGCCGGCTTCAAGGTGACCGTCGTACCGGGCGTGGCGCGGCGCGGGCAGCAGACGACGCAGATCCTCTACGGGCCGGGACGGGAGGACTCGGCCAAGACCCTCGCCGCCGCGATCCCGGACGCCAAGCGCAAGAAGGTCTCCTCGCTCGGCTCCCAGGTGCAGGTGATGGTCGGCGCGGACTGGGACGGCGCGGACTGGGCCGGCGTGAAGGAGGTCGAGGTGAAGGAGTCGCCGAGCGCGCAGCCGTCGGGAGGGTCCGCCATCGAGACCGGCACGGCCACCCAGAAGCTCTGCGGCTGA